The segment CATGATCACCCTGGCCCGCGGCACCCGCCTGACCGCCGACACCATGCTGCTGGACGTGCTGGCCCAGGACTACGACCTGATCGTGCTGCCCGGCGGCATGCCCGGTGCCCAGCGCCTGGGCGAACACGAGCCGCTGGGTGAAAAGGTCCGTGAACAGGCCAAGGCCGGCCGCTTCTTCGCCGCCATCTGTGCATCCCCGGCCATGGCCCTGCAGCCTTTCGGTGTGCTGCGCCAACGCCGCATGACCTGCTACCCGAGCTTCAGCGACCGCCTTTCCGGCTGCACCTTCGTCGACCAGCCAGTGGTGGTGGACGGCAATTGCATCACGGCCCAGGGCCCGGGCAGCGCCCTGGCCTTCGCCCTGACCCTGGT is part of the Pseudomonas lalkuanensis genome and harbors:
- a CDS encoding DJ-1 family glyoxalase III codes for the protein MQTQPHLQALLAVAEGVEDLETVTLIDVLRRAEIKTVVASIETRRMITLARGTRLTADTMLLDVLAQDYDLIVLPGGMPGAQRLGEHEPLGEKVREQAKAGRFFAAICASPAMALQPFGVLRQRRMTCYPSFSDRLSGCTFVDQPVVVDGNCITAQGPGSALAFALTLVEQLCGKAKRNEIAKAMLVG